A genomic region of Fodinisporobacter ferrooxydans contains the following coding sequences:
- a CDS encoding carbohydrate ABC transporter permease, which yields MLSTAAKPVVHFKQKKIRKRSRLNPLLPLFGLLWLLFSFYPVFYMLITSLRSQAGFLLGVPWLPSAHPTFENYLTVLQNDFQKYFLNSVIVSVVTVFLIVFVSVSSAYVIVRTKTKTVRFIFNVFLVGLAIPIQAAIIPIYVLIGKLGVYNTLLGLILPSVAFGIPLTVLILVNFIRDIPNELYESMALEGITDFGMLKSLVIPLTKPALMSVAIYNFVQVWNNFLFPLVLTQTPDVRVMPLAVVSYQGEFTINVPVLLAAVVLSALPLILAYVFGRRYLLKGLTAGFSK from the coding sequence TTGTTGTCAACTGCGGCTAAACCCGTTGTTCATTTTAAACAAAAAAAAATACGAAAACGATCAAGATTGAATCCACTTCTCCCTTTGTTTGGTTTGCTGTGGCTGCTTTTCTCCTTTTATCCGGTATTTTATATGTTGATAACCAGTTTGCGTTCACAAGCCGGATTCTTGCTTGGGGTACCATGGTTGCCATCGGCGCATCCTACCTTTGAAAACTATTTGACCGTATTGCAAAACGATTTTCAAAAATACTTTCTAAATAGCGTCATTGTCTCAGTGGTTACCGTTTTTTTGATCGTTTTCGTTTCCGTTTCTTCTGCATACGTAATTGTCCGCACGAAAACAAAAACGGTTCGCTTTATTTTTAACGTGTTTCTTGTTGGGCTAGCGATTCCCATTCAAGCTGCGATTATACCTATTTATGTTTTAATAGGAAAACTTGGCGTATACAATACGTTACTTGGATTGATTTTGCCTTCCGTGGCGTTTGGTATTCCGCTGACTGTTTTAATTCTTGTCAACTTTATTCGTGATATTCCGAATGAGTTGTATGAATCCATGGCACTTGAAGGCATTACGGATTTTGGAATGTTGAAAAGCCTGGTAATACCATTGACGAAACCTGCTTTGATGTCTGTTGCAATCTATAACTTTGTACAGGTCTGGAATAATTTTCTCTTTCCGCTGGTTTTAACACAAACGCCGGATGTGCGAGTAATGCCTCTGGCCGTTGTCAGTTATCAAGGAGAATTTACAATTAACGTGCCTGTTCTTTTGGCTGCAGTGGTATTGTCTGCACTCCCGCTAATTTTAGCATATGTATTTGGCAGACGTTATCTGTTGAAAGGTCTGACGGCAGGTTTTAGCAAATGA
- a CDS encoding Gfo/Idh/MocA family protein, which translates to MEEIRVGMVGYKFMGKAHSHAYHDIPLFFPEVPRLVKQVLCGRDIKDVTRAQKQFGWNEIETDWRKLVEREDVDLLDVSAPSNVHKEIVLAAAANKKHIFCEKPLALSLKDSKEMLDSVTKAGITHMVGFNYRFAPAVKLAKSLIESGRLGKIYHFRGLFLQDWIVDPAFPLVWRLQKEIAGSGSHGDLGAHVIDMARYLVGEFSEVIGMSTTFIKKRPIAEGMIGLSGKCSNSGQYGEVTVDDATAFLAKFANGAIGTFEATRFAPGHRCTNFFEINGSLGSVRFDFERMNELEVYFISDAADVQGFRRVLATDAAHAYSGHWWPAGHTIGYEHTMVHEIVELLEAIGEGRQPIPNFYDGVKCQEVLEAVEISVAERQWVKIEHEENQE; encoded by the coding sequence ATGGAAGAAATTCGCGTTGGCATGGTGGGATATAAATTTATGGGCAAGGCGCATAGTCACGCCTATCACGACATCCCTCTTTTTTTTCCGGAAGTGCCTCGGCTGGTAAAGCAAGTTCTTTGTGGACGGGACATAAAAGATGTAACACGTGCACAAAAACAATTCGGATGGAATGAGATTGAAACAGACTGGCGGAAGTTAGTGGAGCGGGAAGATGTGGATTTACTCGATGTTTCAGCGCCGAGCAATGTCCATAAAGAAATCGTCTTGGCTGCTGCTGCAAACAAAAAGCATATTTTTTGCGAAAAACCGTTGGCACTTTCATTAAAAGATTCAAAAGAAATGCTAGACAGCGTTACGAAGGCTGGAATCACACACATGGTCGGTTTCAACTATCGCTTTGCACCGGCCGTCAAGCTTGCAAAATCACTCATTGAAAGCGGCAGATTGGGTAAGATCTACCATTTTCGCGGGCTCTTTTTACAAGACTGGATCGTTGATCCAGCTTTCCCATTGGTATGGCGTTTGCAAAAGGAGATAGCCGGATCAGGGTCGCATGGCGATCTGGGAGCACATGTGATTGATATGGCACGCTACCTGGTTGGTGAATTTAGTGAAGTGATTGGTATGAGTACGACATTTATCAAAAAACGCCCAATTGCAGAAGGCATGATCGGGTTATCAGGCAAATGTTCAAATTCCGGGCAATACGGGGAAGTTACCGTTGATGATGCAACTGCGTTTCTTGCAAAATTTGCAAATGGAGCAATCGGAACTTTCGAGGCAACCCGATTTGCTCCAGGTCATCGGTGCACCAATTTCTTTGAAATTAACGGCAGTCTCGGCAGTGTTCGTTTTGATTTCGAACGCATGAATGAATTGGAGGTTTATTTTATTTCAGATGCTGCTGATGTGCAAGGATTCCGACGTGTATTGGCGACAGATGCTGCACATGCATACAGCGGACACTGGTGGCCTGCCGGGCACACAATCGGTTATGAACATACAATGGTACACGAAATTGTGGAATTGCTTGAGGCAATCGGCGAAGGACGCCAACCGATTCCGAACTTTTATGATGGTGTCAAGTGTCAAGAAGTATTGGAAGCCGTTGAGATATCCGTTGCAGAACGTCAATGGGTGAAAATCGAACACGAAGAAAATCAGGAATGA
- a CDS encoding ThuA domain-containing protein produces MGANKKQALVVQGGWEGHQPKEVSEILAGLLQEENFQTEIFDTLDCFLDADRLQQTDLIVPIWTMGTIAKEQLAPLLAAVKNGTGIAGLHGGMADAFRNETEYQYMVGGQWVAHPGGDGVTYEVQVEKKNHPLMQGIEDFTVSTEKYYMHIDPVIDVLATTDFDGVKMPVVWTKHYGSGKVFYCSLGHQANIVRMPQVLAIMRRGMVWAAR; encoded by the coding sequence GTGGGCGCAAATAAAAAACAGGCCTTGGTCGTGCAGGGCGGTTGGGAAGGACATCAACCGAAAGAAGTTTCTGAAATTTTGGCCGGTTTATTGCAAGAGGAGAATTTTCAAACAGAAATTTTTGATACACTTGATTGTTTTTTGGACGCTGATCGTTTGCAACAAACCGATCTGATTGTACCAATCTGGACGATGGGCACGATAGCGAAGGAACAACTTGCGCCGTTGCTGGCAGCTGTAAAAAATGGAACAGGGATTGCCGGATTGCACGGAGGAATGGCTGACGCTTTCCGGAATGAAACCGAGTATCAGTATATGGTTGGCGGACAATGGGTCGCACATCCGGGCGGGGACGGTGTTACATACGAGGTACAAGTGGAGAAAAAGAATCACCCGTTGATGCAAGGAATTGAGGATTTTACTGTAAGCACTGAAAAGTACTATATGCATATTGACCCGGTCATTGATGTTCTGGCAACAACAGACTTTGATGGAGTCAAGATGCCGGTCGTATGGACCAAACATTATGGTTCCGGGAAAGTATTCTACTGTTCCCTTGGGCACCAGGCGAACATTGTCCGAATGCCTCAAGTATTGGCAATCATGCGGCGCGGGATGGTATGGGCGGCGCGTTAG
- a CDS encoding Gfo/Idh/MocA family protein — MKRMKVGIIGCGNISTIYLKNCKQFSVLDVVACADIDLDRARAKADEFGLQKPYTVEQILADPEIEIIINLTIPQVHAEVSLAVLEAGKHVYVEKPLAVALEDGRNVLELAKRKGLRVGSAPDTVLGGGIQTCRKLIDEGWIGKPVAATAFMTNHGHERWHPDPEFFYQVGGGPMFDMGPYYLSTLVNLIGPATRVTGSAQITFPERTITSEKKFGQKIPVEVPTHVAGVIDFADGAVGTIITSFDIWHAELPRIEVYGTEGTLSVPDPNTFGGPVRIRRQGAGQFDEIPLTHEFTENSRGLGVADLAFAILNQRPHRASGELAYHVLEMMHGFHIASKAGSHYKLASTCDRPAPLPIGFSKHTISTTGLHE; from the coding sequence GTGAAGCGAATGAAAGTTGGAATCATTGGTTGCGGCAATATCAGTACGATATATTTGAAAAACTGCAAACAATTCTCGGTGCTGGATGTGGTCGCATGTGCAGATATTGATTTGGACCGCGCCAGGGCAAAAGCAGATGAGTTTGGTTTGCAAAAACCATATACAGTTGAACAAATTTTAGCGGATCCAGAAATTGAAATCATTATAAACTTGACGATTCCACAAGTACATGCAGAAGTTTCCTTGGCAGTACTTGAAGCCGGCAAACATGTATATGTAGAAAAACCACTGGCTGTTGCTTTGGAAGATGGCCGAAACGTATTGGAATTGGCAAAGAGGAAGGGATTGCGGGTCGGTTCCGCTCCGGATACCGTGCTCGGCGGAGGAATACAAACATGCCGCAAACTGATTGATGAAGGATGGATTGGCAAGCCTGTTGCAGCAACAGCGTTTATGACCAATCACGGGCATGAGCGTTGGCATCCGGATCCTGAATTTTTCTATCAGGTTGGTGGCGGGCCGATGTTTGATATGGGACCCTATTATCTTTCAACACTTGTCAATCTCATTGGTCCGGCAACACGTGTAACCGGATCCGCACAAATTACGTTTCCGGAACGAACCATCACAAGTGAAAAGAAATTTGGGCAGAAAATCCCGGTTGAAGTTCCCACACATGTGGCAGGGGTGATTGATTTTGCTGATGGTGCAGTGGGGACGATTATTACAAGTTTTGACATATGGCATGCAGAGTTGCCGAGAATTGAGGTTTATGGTACCGAAGGGACATTGAGCGTACCTGATCCCAATACGTTCGGCGGTCCTGTTCGAATTCGCCGGCAAGGGGCGGGACAGTTTGATGAAATACCACTTACACATGAGTTTACGGAAAACAGTCGGGGGCTTGGGGTTGCCGATTTGGCTTTTGCGATTCTAAATCAACGTCCGCATCGTGCAAGCGGCGAATTGGCATACCATGTACTTGAAATGATGCATGGATTCCACATCGCCTCAAAAGCCGGGAGCCATTATAAACTCGCCAGTACGTGTGACCGTCCGGCACCGTTGCCGATTGGTTTTTCCAAGCACACAATTTCAACAACAGGTTTGCACGAATGA
- a CDS encoding glycoside hydrolase family 3 N-terminal domain-containing protein, with protein MSDVYLDSGQPIEKRVEDLLARMTVDEKIAQLSGIWVYELLHDMTFSSDKADFLMKYGIGQITRIGGASSLDPQETAKLANQIQKYLMEHTRLGIPALVHEEACSGYMAKGATCFPQTIGVASTWNPDIVEKMGSVIREQMKSVGARQALAPLLDVTRDARWGRVEETFGEDPYLVSSMGVSYIRGLQTENVKNGVIATGKHFVGYGNSEGGMNWAPAHIPTRELYEVFLYPFEAAVKEANLGSIMPAYHELDGVPCHKSKQLLRDILRKKWGFDGIVVSDYFAIHMLYDYHHLAKNKKEAAKFALDAGVDIELPSTDCYGLPIKEMIEQGTIGMDLIDDTVRRILRAKFSLGLFENPYVDEGHTVEVFDTSEQRQLAHKIAQESIILLKNEKKVLPLKKELRSIAVIGPNADRVRNLIGDYAYPCHIETLIEMRDSGNVFNTPLPERLDLTDNFVPIISILEGIQEKVAADTKVLFAQGCNVTGDDVEGISEAVEIAKQADIAIVVVGDKAGLTDSCTTGESRDRADLNLPGVQEQLVKSVYETGTPVVVVLVNGRPLSMNWMAENVPAILEAWLPGEEGARAVADILFGDYNPGGKLPISVPRSVGQIPVYYYHKPSGGRSHWKGDYVEMSTKPLYPFGFGLSYTEFSYANLRISNRQVPTQGTVEISLDIQNIGDRPGDEVVQLYIHDELASITRPVKQLKGFQRITLNAGETKTITFQLNVEQLGFYNEDLQYVIESGRINVLIGSSSEDIRLTGSFEIAGKTEEISNRYFITKVRVQKGQSVQEAIK; from the coding sequence ATGTCAGATGTATATTTGGATTCTGGCCAACCGATCGAAAAAAGAGTCGAGGATTTGCTTGCGCGAATGACTGTTGACGAGAAAATCGCACAGTTAAGCGGAATTTGGGTATATGAACTATTACATGATATGACTTTTTCATCTGATAAAGCGGATTTCCTAATGAAATACGGGATTGGCCAAATTACCCGGATTGGCGGGGCGAGTAGTTTAGATCCGCAGGAAACGGCCAAATTGGCTAACCAAATACAAAAATACTTAATGGAACATACAAGACTTGGAATACCTGCATTGGTACATGAGGAAGCTTGCAGTGGATATATGGCAAAAGGGGCAACCTGTTTTCCGCAAACGATAGGAGTTGCAAGTACCTGGAACCCTGACATTGTCGAAAAAATGGGATCTGTGATTCGCGAGCAAATGAAATCGGTGGGCGCCCGTCAGGCACTTGCTCCGCTTCTTGATGTGACAAGGGATGCAAGATGGGGAAGAGTTGAGGAAACGTTTGGGGAAGATCCTTATTTGGTCAGCAGCATGGGAGTCTCTTATATTCGCGGATTGCAAACAGAGAATGTAAAAAATGGCGTGATTGCAACAGGCAAGCATTTTGTCGGATACGGAAATTCTGAAGGCGGCATGAACTGGGCACCTGCCCATATCCCGACACGTGAACTCTATGAAGTTTTCCTATATCCGTTTGAAGCCGCCGTGAAAGAAGCAAATCTTGGATCTATTATGCCGGCATATCACGAGCTTGATGGAGTCCCATGCCATAAATCGAAACAGCTTTTGCGGGATATTTTACGCAAAAAATGGGGATTTGACGGAATTGTAGTATCGGATTACTTTGCTATCCATATGCTTTATGATTATCACCATTTGGCGAAGAATAAGAAGGAAGCAGCCAAATTCGCGTTAGATGCCGGTGTTGATATTGAATTGCCCAGTACGGATTGTTATGGTTTACCCATAAAAGAAATGATCGAACAAGGCACGATTGGCATGGATCTGATCGACGATACGGTACGTCGAATTTTACGGGCCAAATTTTCGCTGGGACTATTTGAAAATCCATATGTTGATGAAGGCCATACCGTTGAAGTGTTCGATACATCGGAGCAACGGCAATTGGCTCACAAAATTGCACAAGAATCTATCATTCTCTTAAAAAATGAAAAGAAAGTATTGCCTTTAAAGAAAGAGCTTCGATCGATTGCCGTGATCGGCCCAAATGCGGATCGTGTTCGGAATTTGATTGGCGATTACGCATATCCCTGTCATATCGAAACATTAATTGAGATGCGTGACAGCGGCAATGTTTTCAACACACCACTACCAGAACGTTTGGATCTTACCGATAATTTTGTACCCATTATAAGTATTCTTGAAGGGATTCAAGAGAAAGTTGCAGCGGACACAAAAGTCCTGTTTGCGCAAGGGTGTAACGTAACCGGCGATGATGTTGAAGGCATTTCAGAAGCTGTTGAAATTGCAAAACAAGCGGATATCGCGATTGTAGTCGTAGGTGATAAAGCGGGATTAACGGATAGTTGTACGACTGGGGAATCCAGAGATCGCGCCGACCTGAACTTGCCGGGTGTTCAGGAACAATTGGTGAAGTCAGTCTATGAAACCGGGACTCCGGTAGTAGTTGTGCTCGTAAACGGAAGACCTTTATCGATGAATTGGATGGCAGAAAACGTGCCTGCCATTCTCGAAGCATGGCTGCCCGGTGAAGAAGGAGCTAGAGCAGTAGCTGATATCCTGTTTGGAGATTACAATCCGGGGGGAAAACTACCGATTTCGGTACCGCGTTCCGTTGGCCAGATACCTGTATATTATTATCACAAACCATCCGGAGGCCGCTCCCACTGGAAAGGTGATTATGTTGAAATGAGTACGAAACCGTTGTATCCATTCGGGTTCGGATTAAGCTATACAGAATTCTCCTATGCGAATCTCCGTATTTCAAACCGACAAGTGCCGACACAAGGAACCGTCGAGATTTCCCTCGATATACAAAATATTGGTGATCGTCCGGGAGACGAAGTCGTTCAGCTTTACATCCATGACGAATTGGCGAGTATCACAAGGCCTGTCAAACAGCTCAAAGGATTTCAACGCATCACATTGAACGCCGGAGAGACAAAAACGATCACATTCCAATTGAATGTGGAGCAACTCGGGTTTTACAACGAAGATCTGCAATATGTAATCGAGTCCGGTCGCATAAACGTACTGATTGGCAGCTCGTCTGAAGATATCCGGTTGACAGGTTCGTTTGAAATCGCAGGGAAGACGGAAGAGATAAGCAATCGATATTTTATTACCAAAGTTCGGGTGCAAAAGGGACAAAGTGTACAGGAGGCGATCAAATGA